The Halomicronema hongdechloris C2206 genome includes a window with the following:
- the cysC gene encoding adenylyl-sulfate kinase: MEHRGVTIWFTGLSGAGKSTITQALETKLRQRQCKLEVLDGDIVRTNLTKGLGFSKEDRDENIRRIGFVSHLLTRNGVIVLVSAISPYRAIRDEVRQRIGDFMEVYVSAPLEVCENRDVKGLYKRARAGEIKQFTGIDDPYEPPLNPEVNCETHNETLEESVNKVLAKLEEMGYLPTAVTA; encoded by the coding sequence ATGGAACATCGCGGTGTCACCATCTGGTTTACAGGATTGAGCGGGGCTGGGAAATCCACCATTACCCAAGCCCTAGAGACAAAACTGCGGCAACGTCAATGCAAACTAGAAGTGCTGGACGGGGATATCGTCCGCACCAACCTCACCAAAGGCTTGGGCTTCAGCAAGGAAGACCGGGATGAGAACATCCGCCGTATCGGCTTCGTCTCTCACCTACTCACCCGCAATGGGGTAATTGTACTGGTATCCGCCATTTCTCCCTATCGAGCCATTCGGGACGAAGTGCGGCAGCGCATCGGCGACTTCATGGAAGTGTACGTCAGTGCTCCCCTAGAGGTCTGTGAGAATCGCGACGTGAAGGGCCTCTACAAGCGAGCCCGAGCCGGTGAAATCAAGCAGTTCACCGGCATCGATGACCCCTACGAGCCCCCCCTCAACCCTGAGGTCAACTGTGAAACCCACAACGAGACCCTAGAGGAAAGCGTCAATAAGGTCCTAGCCAAGCTGGAGGAGATGGGCTATTTGCCGACAGCGGTGACGGCGTGA
- a CDS encoding SLC13 family permease has protein sequence MTADIVLTLAIAALALLLFMLEWLPADITGMVVMVTLMLLGQVTPRKGFWASAIQPPLTVMAMFILSAGIARTGALQRLNQALIAWSGKQAQTDAALGCDPGPLSGVIKNPPSSQCCWPTVEDLCRRQGFSASRLLMPWSFITILGGMLTVVGTSTTVLASGLSGQLGYGEFDLLCCDGPGGDCLGIGLAYLIFVPAAADHKQSHTSFSQEYDLRGYVSEVVITPRSSLVGQTLRASELQRRFDLDVLELIHNESLRPALADKVLSAGDILLVRCGRGDLLKIRDSEGLEILPDVQFGQKSWQADLSSGEEGIAEVLVLANSNLIGSTLKEMRFRQRYNVTVLAIRRGEELVRDRLGKVPLRFGDLLLVQGPKQSFVGLQTSRDLLVLEQRDLETLRSQKAPIAILIGLGVVVLAALNQVPILVAALTGSVLMVLSGCLKPGELYQSIRWDVIFLLASLIPLGISMETSGATDWLATNLVALGQHLSPHGLLMVLFVLTTVLTGILSNTAAVILLLPVGVQIAETLDLNPFTVMAVITFAASNSFMTPIGYQTNTMVYGAGGYRFLDFVRVGGPLCLVMALVIPSLAGWLYGL, from the coding sequence ATGACTGCTGATATTGTCCTGACCCTAGCGATTGCGGCTCTGGCCCTGCTGCTGTTTATGCTGGAATGGCTGCCAGCTGATATCACTGGCATGGTAGTCATGGTAACGCTGATGCTGTTGGGGCAGGTGACGCCGCGGAAGGGTTTCTGGGCTTCAGCAATCCAGCCACCTCTCACGGTGATGGCCATGTTTATTCTCAGTGCAGGCATTGCCCGCACCGGGGCGCTGCAACGGTTAAACCAAGCCCTAATCGCCTGGTCGGGGAAGCAGGCCCAAACAGATGCTGCCTTGGGGTGCGATCCAGGACCATTATCGGGAGTAATCAAAAACCCGCCGTCCTCTCAGTGTTGCTGGCCGACGGTAGAAGATCTCTGCCGCCGCCAGGGCTTCTCGGCCTCGCGGCTACTGATGCCCTGGTCCTTCATCACCATCTTGGGAGGCATGTTGACGGTGGTGGGCACCTCCACCACGGTGCTAGCCAGTGGCCTTTCGGGCCAGTTGGGCTACGGGGAATTTGACCTATTGTGTTGTGACGGCCCTGGGGGCGATTGCCTTGGCATTGGCCTGGCCTATCTGATCTTTGTCCCCGCCGCTGCAGACCATAAGCAGTCCCATACCTCCTTCAGCCAGGAGTATGACCTAAGGGGATATGTCAGTGAAGTGGTGATTACGCCGCGCTCCAGCCTGGTGGGACAGACCCTGCGGGCTAGTGAATTGCAGCGGCGCTTTGATCTAGATGTGTTAGAGCTGATTCACAATGAATCGCTTCGCCCAGCCCTAGCAGACAAGGTGTTGTCGGCGGGGGATATTTTGCTGGTGCGCTGTGGCCGCGGCGACTTGCTGAAGATTCGCGATAGCGAAGGGCTGGAGATCTTGCCAGACGTTCAATTTGGGCAAAAGTCCTGGCAGGCGGATCTGAGTTCCGGCGAGGAGGGCATCGCCGAGGTCTTGGTGCTGGCCAACTCCAACCTGATTGGCTCGACGCTGAAAGAAATGCGCTTCCGCCAGCGCTACAACGTCACGGTGCTAGCAATCCGGCGGGGGGAGGAACTGGTGCGGGACCGCCTGGGCAAGGTGCCGCTGCGGTTTGGGGACCTATTGTTGGTGCAGGGGCCGAAGCAAAGTTTTGTGGGATTGCAGACCAGCCGCGATCTGCTGGTGCTGGAGCAACGGGATCTGGAAACGTTGCGATCGCAAAAAGCCCCCATCGCCATTTTGATCGGCCTAGGGGTAGTGGTCTTGGCGGCTCTGAATCAAGTGCCGATCCTAGTGGCGGCCCTAACCGGCAGTGTGTTGATGGTGCTCAGCGGTTGTCTGAAACCAGGGGAACTCTACCAATCCATCCGCTGGGACGTGATCTTTCTGCTAGCCAGCCTGATTCCCCTGGGCATTTCCATGGAAACCTCAGGGGCTACCGACTGGTTGGCCACTAACCTAGTCGCCCTAGGCCAGCACCTCTCCCCCCATGGACTGCTGATGGTCCTGTTTGTCCTCACGACAGTACTCACCGGCATTCTCTCCAACACCGCCGCCGTCATCCTGTTGCTACCCGTGGGAGTACAGATCGCCGAAACCCTTGACCTCAATCCCTTTACCGTCATGGCCGTGATTACCTTCGCCGCCTCCAACAGCTTCATGACCCCGATTGGCTATCAAACCAACACCATGGTCTACGGAGCCGGCGGGTATCGCTTTTTAGACTTTGTCAGAGTCGGTGGTCCCCTGTGCCTAGTGATGGCACTGGTGATACCTTCCCTGGCGGGCTGGCTCTATGGTCTGTAG
- a CDS encoding amino acid ABC transporter ATP-binding protein, protein MAQFQTESATVESREAHPMIVARNVEKWYDNGFHVLKGVTLTVNRGEVVVIMGPSGSGKSTFIRTFNALEAYQKGAIAIDGIFLSHDLKNIEAIRREVGMVFQQFNLFPHLTVLQNVTLAPIWVRRWPKAKAQDVAMQLLDRVGILEQAHKFPGQLSGGQQQRVAIARSLAMQPKIMLFDEPTSALDPEMVREVLDVMRNLAGSGMTMVCVTHEVGFAREVADRVALMDAGMLVEENTPNEFFKAPQEGRTKQFLSQIL, encoded by the coding sequence ATGGCCCAGTTCCAGACAGAGTCAGCGACTGTTGAGTCCCGAGAGGCTCATCCCATGATCGTCGCCCGTAACGTCGAGAAGTGGTACGACAACGGTTTTCACGTGCTCAAGGGCGTGACTCTAACGGTTAACCGAGGGGAAGTGGTAGTCATCATGGGGCCATCTGGCTCCGGTAAGTCTACCTTTATTCGCACCTTCAATGCCTTAGAGGCCTATCAAAAGGGGGCCATTGCAATAGACGGCATCTTCCTCTCCCACGACCTGAAGAACATCGAGGCCATTCGCCGGGAAGTGGGCATGGTATTCCAGCAATTCAATCTGTTTCCCCACCTAACCGTTTTGCAAAACGTCACCTTAGCTCCTATATGGGTGCGGCGCTGGCCTAAGGCCAAGGCTCAAGATGTGGCGATGCAACTGTTGGATCGAGTTGGCATTTTAGAACAGGCCCATAAATTTCCAGGGCAGCTCTCGGGGGGACAACAGCAGCGAGTCGCCATCGCCAGATCTCTAGCCATGCAGCCTAAGATCATGCTCTTCGATGAACCCACCTCTGCCCTGGATCCGGAAATGGTGCGGGAGGTGCTGGATGTGATGCGTAATTTGGCTGGCAGCGGCATGACTATGGTCTGTGTTACCCACGAGGTCGGCTTTGCCCGAGAAGTCGCTGACCGCGTGGCACTTATGGATGCAGGCATGCTGGTTGAAGAGAATACCCCGAACGAATTCTTCAAGGCTCCTCAGGAAGGTCGCACCAAGCAGTTCTTGTCACAGATCTTGTAG
- the glpK gene encoding glycerol kinase GlpK, which translates to MTSANYIMALDLGTTGNRAIIFDRDGNIAGQAYKELTQYYPQPGWVEHDPREIWQDIDWAIGAAIGNAEIQPGELAAIGLTVQRETCLLWDSDTGRPLQNAIVWQDRRTAPMCNQLRDMGKAEEIAQRTGLVLDAYFSATKLAWLLDRVKEETDPPVDFNRVLAGTVDSWVLWNLTGRQVHATDHSNASRTMLLNIETGDWDESLLALFNIPPHMMPIIRPSLGLFGHTDPGITGAEIPIMAIFGDQQAALYGHGCDRPGLLKCTYGTGAFLVSHTGDEIARSQNQLLTTIAWSEATDQGPPHIGYALEGSMFTAGSCIQWLRDGIRVITSAADTESLAEKVSDNGGLYFVPALSGLGAPHWDMSARGAFLGITSAAQREHMVRAVLEAIAYEVKEVVDAVNQDAGTPIKQLVVDGGACRNNFLMQFQADALGIPVERPTVLDVTAQGAAFAAGLAVGFWNDYRALVTNRPTDRVFEPGDGTAQAQANFAFWQKAVERAKHWAE; encoded by the coding sequence ATGACCTCCGCTAACTACATCATGGCCCTCGATTTGGGCACCACTGGCAATCGGGCCATTATCTTCGACCGGGATGGTAACATCGCCGGTCAGGCGTACAAGGAATTGACTCAGTACTATCCTCAACCGGGCTGGGTCGAACACGATCCCCGGGAAATTTGGCAAGACATCGATTGGGCCATTGGGGCGGCCATTGGCAATGCTGAAATCCAGCCTGGTGAATTGGCGGCGATTGGGTTGACGGTGCAACGGGAAACCTGTTTACTCTGGGACAGTGATACCGGACGGCCTTTGCAGAATGCCATCGTTTGGCAAGACCGGCGTACGGCTCCCATGTGTAATCAATTGCGGGATATGGGCAAGGCGGAGGAAATTGCCCAACGCACGGGTCTGGTACTAGATGCCTATTTTTCGGCGACGAAGTTGGCCTGGCTATTGGATCGGGTTAAGGAAGAGACTGATCCGCCTGTAGATTTTAACCGGGTGCTGGCCGGTACTGTCGATAGTTGGGTGTTATGGAATTTAACCGGGCGACAGGTACATGCCACCGATCACAGTAACGCCAGCCGCACTATGCTGCTGAATATCGAGACGGGGGATTGGGATGAGTCTCTGTTGGCCCTATTCAATATTCCTCCCCATATGATGCCGATTATTCGGCCCAGCCTAGGCTTGTTTGGCCATACCGATCCTGGCATCACTGGGGCCGAGATCCCAATTATGGCTATCTTTGGCGACCAGCAGGCGGCCCTCTATGGCCATGGTTGTGATCGACCGGGGTTACTCAAGTGCACCTATGGCACCGGCGCTTTCTTGGTCTCTCACACGGGGGATGAAATCGCGCGATCGCAAAACCAATTGCTCACTACCATTGCCTGGTCCGAGGCCACAGATCAGGGACCTCCCCATATCGGCTATGCCCTAGAAGGCAGCATGTTCACCGCCGGGTCCTGCATCCAGTGGCTACGGGATGGCATTCGCGTCATCACCAGTGCCGCCGATACCGAGTCCTTAGCCGAGAAAGTCTCTGACAACGGGGGCCTTTATTTTGTGCCGGCCTTGAGTGGCCTGGGAGCCCCCCACTGGGATATGAGCGCCCGGGGCGCCTTCCTGGGCATCACCAGTGCCGCTCAGCGGGAACACATGGTGCGGGCTGTGCTAGAAGCCATTGCTTACGAGGTTAAAGAAGTGGTCGATGCCGTCAACCAAGATGCTGGCACCCCGATCAAGCAACTAGTGGTCGACGGCGGGGCCTGCCGCAACAACTTTTTGATGCAATTCCAAGCCGATGCGCTGGGCATTCCCGTAGAACGCCCGACCGTGCTGGATGTAACAGCTCAGGGGGCCGCCTTCGCTGCTGGCTTAGCCGTTGGCTTCTGGAACGACTATCGGGCCCTAGTCACCAACCGTCCCACCGATCGGGTGTTTGAACCCGGGGATGGGACTGCCCAAGCCCAGGCCAACTTCGCCTTCTGGCAAAAAGCCGTGGAGCGGGCCAAGCATTGGGCAGAGTGA
- the dusA gene encoding tRNA dihydrouridine(20/20a) synthase DusA: MPGIPATTIDTLNRELQTAPRGYPLSIAPMMDRTDRHYRYFMRQITRHTLLYTEMVTAPAIYHGHRDTLLGFSPAEKPLILQIGGDDPALLAECARIAADWGYDGINLNVGCPSDRVQSGNFGACLMAHPQQVADCVTAMMVASPLPVSVKHRIGIDHLDRYEDMAHFVQVVAETGCRHFSVHARKAWLQGLSPKENRDVPPLRYGDIYRLKQDFPQLQIEINGGIRSPEQVHQHLQWVDAVMIGRAAYDNPYLFAQLEQDLFTPSQLPPSRHQVVTAMLPYIDHWTGQGLKLHKITRHMLMLFAGQPGSRAWKRHLSKYSCKPGAGPEVVQQALALVPKS; this comes from the coding sequence ATGCCCGGGATACCGGCCACAACCATTGACACCCTAAATAGGGAGCTACAGACGGCCCCCAGGGGTTATCCCCTGAGCATTGCGCCCATGATGGATCGCACTGATCGCCACTATCGCTACTTCATGCGGCAGATCACCCGACATACCCTGCTCTACACCGAGATGGTGACGGCCCCAGCAATCTATCATGGCCATCGGGACACTCTATTAGGCTTTTCCCCGGCCGAAAAACCCTTGATCCTGCAGATCGGCGGCGATGACCCGGCCCTACTGGCTGAGTGTGCTCGCATTGCCGCCGACTGGGGATACGACGGGATTAATCTCAATGTTGGTTGCCCCAGCGATCGGGTGCAAAGCGGCAACTTTGGTGCCTGCCTGATGGCTCACCCCCAACAGGTAGCCGACTGCGTCACCGCCATGATGGTGGCCTCGCCTCTACCCGTCAGCGTCAAACACCGTATCGGCATCGATCACCTCGACCGCTATGAAGACATGGCCCACTTTGTGCAAGTGGTGGCCGAGACCGGGTGCCGCCATTTCAGCGTCCATGCTCGCAAGGCCTGGTTACAGGGACTGAGTCCCAAAGAAAACCGAGACGTGCCCCCCCTCCGCTACGGTGATATCTATCGTCTCAAGCAAGACTTTCCCCAGTTGCAGATTGAAATCAACGGCGGCATTCGCTCCCCAGAGCAAGTCCATCAGCACTTACAGTGGGTTGATGCGGTCATGATCGGTCGGGCCGCCTATGACAATCCCTACTTGTTTGCCCAGTTGGAACAAGATCTCTTCACTCCATCCCAGCTACCACCCAGCCGCCATCAGGTGGTCACGGCAATGCTGCCCTATATTGACCATTGGACTGGGCAAGGACTCAAGCTTCACAAAATTACTCGCCATATGCTGATGCTATTCGCTGGCCAACCCGGCAGTCGTGCCTGGAAACGCCACCTGAGTAAGTACAGCTGCAAACCAGGTGCCGGTCCAGAGGTGGTGCAGCAGGCCCTAGCGTTAGTTCCCAAGAGCTAG
- a CDS encoding toll/interleukin-1 receptor domain-containing protein: MVLLPMANDALKSQYHVFISYSRRNKAFVKQLFEYLRQCDRTVWVDWEDIPPLSQWRDEIRQGILAADNFLFILSPESANSMECHKEVEWALAYQKRLVPIIIQPIIDTDVHPALREINWIYFDNPDQFEQSGQTLLQALDTDLDYVRAHTRLLTKTDEWSQHQRDDSLLLRGQVLETAERWLIETHKKPSFTQAQREYVATSRRAETRRQRQRQRLQVLALGGITMALVVVTGVGLVAESRRRQAVVQGIEALSAASTANFSLGNPLTALMAGLQAGRQLQSAPWADPELTPRVLSTLAESVYWTHERNHLIGHSNWVFGADFSPDGNQLVSASLDGSLKLWHTNGELLKTLEGHDGKVVDVSISPDGQVIASAGEDGTVRLWHPDGELLNTLEGHQAWVTSVHFSPDGQRLASASLDGSVYLWQRDGTLLQQLTGHTGPVLSVHFSPDGRWLASASGDGTVRLWGRDGAALQVLPGDSSSLFEVRFSPDGQSLAAASEQGKILHWQVDGTSLPTIGDSNHKLLALAYSPDGRVIGAGSDDGQVHLWRLNGQRLASLPGHQGSVRHVAFSPDGQFIATTGEDNTVRLWQWPSPWVTPRFDSDVVTSVAVNPTTGQLVSGSDDGTLKLWSPAGTVTATLQRSLVVINGMAVSPGGQYLAVAGEAEESGQGLVELWTAAGQFGRPLGSHGQWANGVAFSPDGHQIASVGGDGLVRLWSVAGQSLQELDHGGNLFGVGFSPDGQRLASAGEQSLKIWNLAAGSVERSLTTEANLYSLSFHPQGHTLAIASADHRVGLWSLESAAPRWLAGHTAEVNFVQFSPDGTRLASASQDQTVRLWSQHGDPIVALAGHDEGVKAVRFDAGGTTLISAGEDNRILVWDLSILQVETLVQLGCAWIQDYLQTNPTLTEAEQQLCDGVTKDAKAD, encoded by the coding sequence ATGGTCCTGCTGCCCATGGCTAATGATGCCCTTAAGAGCCAATACCATGTCTTTATCTCCTATTCCCGTCGGAATAAGGCCTTCGTGAAGCAGCTGTTTGAGTATCTGCGACAATGCGATCGCACCGTTTGGGTCGACTGGGAAGACATTCCCCCCCTGTCCCAGTGGCGCGATGAAATTCGCCAGGGCATCTTGGCCGCCGATAACTTCCTGTTCATTCTCAGTCCCGAATCGGCCAACTCGATGGAGTGTCATAAGGAAGTGGAATGGGCCCTGGCCTATCAGAAACGCCTGGTGCCTATCATTATCCAACCCATCATAGACACCGACGTCCATCCGGCCCTGCGGGAGATCAACTGGATCTACTTTGACAATCCCGATCAGTTTGAGCAATCTGGGCAGACCCTGCTGCAGGCTCTCGACACCGATTTAGATTATGTGCGAGCCCATACCCGCCTGTTAACCAAAACCGATGAGTGGAGTCAGCATCAGCGGGATGACAGTCTGCTGCTACGAGGACAAGTGCTGGAAACCGCCGAGCGATGGCTGATTGAAACCCATAAGAAACCGTCCTTTACCCAGGCCCAGCGAGAATACGTGGCTACCAGTCGTCGGGCCGAAACCCGGCGGCAACGGCAACGGCAACGACTCCAAGTACTTGCCTTAGGGGGCATCACCATGGCCCTGGTGGTGGTCACTGGGGTGGGCTTGGTGGCGGAAAGTCGCCGCCGCCAGGCTGTCGTCCAGGGCATCGAGGCCCTGAGTGCTGCCTCGACCGCAAATTTTAGCCTGGGCAATCCTCTCACGGCTCTGATGGCAGGATTGCAGGCCGGCCGACAATTGCAATCTGCCCCCTGGGCCGATCCTGAGCTGACCCCGAGGGTTCTGTCGACTCTGGCCGAATCGGTGTACTGGACTCACGAGCGCAATCACTTAATCGGTCACAGCAATTGGGTGTTTGGAGCCGATTTTAGTCCAGACGGCAACCAGTTAGTATCGGCCAGCCTCGATGGCAGCTTGAAGCTATGGCACACCAACGGAGAACTACTCAAGACCCTGGAAGGTCACGACGGCAAGGTCGTAGACGTTAGTATCAGCCCCGATGGCCAAGTCATCGCCTCAGCGGGAGAGGACGGCACGGTACGGCTGTGGCACCCTGACGGAGAACTTTTGAACACCCTGGAAGGCCATCAAGCCTGGGTGACTTCCGTACACTTTAGCCCCGATGGCCAACGGCTAGCCTCCGCCAGTCTCGATGGCAGCGTGTATCTCTGGCAACGGGATGGTACCTTGCTGCAGCAGTTGACTGGTCATACCGGGCCGGTGTTGAGTGTGCACTTTAGTCCCGATGGGCGCTGGCTGGCCTCGGCTAGTGGCGATGGTACAGTGCGATTGTGGGGACGTGATGGGGCAGCCTTACAGGTGTTACCAGGAGATAGCAGTAGCCTTTTCGAGGTGCGCTTTAGCCCCGACGGGCAGAGTTTAGCGGCAGCCAGTGAGCAGGGGAAGATTCTCCACTGGCAAGTGGACGGTACTTCCTTACCAACGATTGGTGACAGTAACCATAAACTCCTTGCCCTTGCCTACAGCCCTGATGGCCGCGTCATCGGGGCTGGTAGTGATGATGGCCAGGTGCATCTATGGCGACTGAATGGCCAGCGACTGGCAAGCTTACCGGGACATCAAGGCTCAGTTCGTCATGTTGCCTTTAGTCCCGATGGTCAATTCATCGCCACCACCGGCGAAGACAATACCGTACGATTGTGGCAATGGCCCTCACCCTGGGTAACGCCTCGATTCGACTCCGATGTCGTCACTAGTGTGGCTGTGAACCCAACCACAGGACAGTTGGTGTCGGGTAGCGACGATGGCACTCTGAAACTCTGGTCCCCAGCAGGCACCGTGACCGCAACCTTGCAGCGGTCTCTCGTGGTCATCAACGGCATGGCGGTGAGTCCGGGAGGGCAGTATCTTGCCGTGGCCGGGGAAGCGGAGGAGTCTGGACAGGGACTGGTGGAACTCTGGACAGCAGCTGGGCAGTTTGGCCGCCCCCTGGGCAGCCATGGCCAATGGGCCAATGGGGTTGCCTTCAGTCCCGATGGCCACCAAATTGCTTCCGTTGGCGGGGATGGCCTGGTTAGGCTCTGGAGTGTGGCGGGGCAATCTCTGCAAGAGCTGGACCACGGCGGTAATCTCTTCGGCGTCGGCTTTAGTCCCGATGGTCAACGCTTGGCCTCAGCTGGAGAGCAGTCCTTAAAAATCTGGAATCTGGCCGCCGGCAGCGTGGAGCGATCCTTGACTACGGAGGCCAATCTCTACAGCCTTAGTTTCCATCCCCAGGGCCATACCCTGGCCATTGCCAGTGCCGACCATCGGGTGGGGTTATGGTCCCTGGAATCCGCAGCGCCCCGTTGGCTAGCGGGCCATACGGCCGAGGTCAATTTTGTCCAGTTCAGCCCCGACGGGACCCGCCTGGCCTCAGCCAGTCAAGACCAAACGGTGCGGCTCTGGAGTCAGCATGGAGATCCCATCGTGGCCCTGGCCGGCCATGATGAGGGGGTCAAAGCAGTCCGGTTTGATGCCGGGGGGACGACGTTGATCTCAGCCGGTGAGGACAACCGCATCCTGGTGTGGGATCTGAGTATTTTGCAAGTAGAGACCCTAGTGCAGTTGGGCTGTGCCTGGATCCAGGACTATTTGCAGACGAATCCGACTCTGACGGAGGCGGAGCAACAGCTCTGTGATGGGGTGACCAAGGATGCAAAGGCTGATTAG
- a CDS encoding C1 family peptidase produces the protein MGNMGTGWTPDQIDFQDYTLRHNKIHALVKQIQTFRRCVELLESFETFLNKLPDAQSAPGFLGWLLGNSPGALGKQALLETSTGLRQDLEIILQDMVSGIDLIVAEPVLDSPSDLDRLRPLPPPLSLAVLEALQDCDIVTSSDGGQGSRDYQDAGLRSIRHVLGHLTPLGQYGQSQQLKSAMVDLVKQGQPQAAAESPRPENVIRINPDTMYDLQVNPASRASLRLPLTMALVDELKGPQEQYYVLPSIVDLSYWCGAVKQQGSRNSCTSHAIASLIEYFQTKSFGKASTSSVRFLYKVTRRLGELSQPQRQYLQGLLRDGVAEKSDDQAFSAFMDTITAFNTDDHTRVQEIQKRVADGQVQAFVDHAFDGGASIRQTLKAMRLFGLPPGKYWPYTVEFPDFDEEPPQFCYAFAQNYQAVKYFRLDYFGDTAQPSGSGEYGEAPAPEASPQSVAGRVVLTQIKAVLAAGFPAVFGFPYDAANDHPYPAADGSQAPINSSNGMIKLPEDLDTFKRTLREMRQGSQDAMTVSSQTAIRGHAVMAVGYDDAREAFLIQNSWGTEWGNQGYGWLAYDYVLHGLATDWWSLLNAEWVEAGQFGLDAKLGGTQQVPKAFG, from the coding sequence ATGGGTAACATGGGCACCGGTTGGACGCCAGATCAAATTGATTTCCAGGATTACACACTCCGTCACAACAAGATCCATGCCCTGGTGAAGCAGATTCAGACTTTTCGCCGCTGTGTTGAACTGCTTGAATCCTTTGAAACGTTTCTCAATAAATTACCGGATGCCCAGAGTGCACCTGGATTCTTGGGGTGGTTGCTGGGCAATAGTCCCGGAGCCCTGGGTAAACAGGCATTGTTGGAAACCAGCACAGGGCTGCGGCAGGATCTGGAGATCATCCTGCAGGACATGGTCTCTGGCATTGATCTAATTGTGGCGGAGCCAGTTCTAGATAGCCCGAGTGATCTTGACCGCTTACGACCATTGCCGCCGCCCTTATCACTGGCGGTACTAGAGGCCTTACAGGATTGCGATATTGTGACGTCGTCAGACGGTGGACAGGGGTCTCGCGATTATCAGGATGCGGGGTTACGGTCGATTCGCCACGTACTCGGTCACCTGACGCCCTTGGGACAGTATGGCCAATCGCAGCAGCTGAAATCAGCAATGGTCGACCTGGTGAAGCAGGGACAACCGCAGGCTGCGGCTGAGTCCCCTCGACCGGAGAATGTGATCCGCATCAATCCCGACACCATGTATGACTTGCAGGTGAACCCTGCCAGCCGAGCGAGTCTGCGGCTGCCCCTGACCATGGCCCTGGTGGATGAGCTCAAAGGCCCCCAGGAGCAGTATTACGTGTTGCCCAGCATTGTCGATCTGAGCTATTGGTGTGGGGCGGTGAAACAGCAGGGAAGCCGCAATAGCTGCACCAGCCATGCGATCGCATCCTTGATCGAATACTTTCAGACCAAGAGCTTTGGCAAGGCCTCCACTTCATCGGTGCGCTTTCTCTACAAGGTCACCCGCCGCCTGGGCGAGCTGAGTCAACCACAGCGGCAATACCTACAGGGACTGCTGCGGGATGGTGTCGCCGAAAAATCCGATGACCAGGCCTTTTCGGCGTTCATGGATACCATCACTGCCTTCAATACCGATGACCACACCCGGGTACAGGAGATTCAGAAGCGGGTGGCCGACGGGCAGGTTCAGGCCTTCGTCGACCATGCCTTTGACGGCGGCGCGTCCATTCGCCAGACCCTGAAGGCCATGCGACTATTCGGCCTGCCCCCGGGAAAATACTGGCCCTATACCGTTGAATTTCCCGATTTCGATGAAGAACCACCCCAATTTTGCTATGCCTTTGCCCAAAATTACCAGGCCGTGAAGTATTTTCGCCTGGACTACTTTGGCGACACGGCTCAGCCCTCGGGTTCAGGAGAGTATGGAGAGGCACCCGCCCCCGAGGCCTCTCCGCAATCGGTGGCAGGACGTGTCGTACTGACCCAGATCAAGGCGGTGCTGGCCGCCGGCTTTCCGGCAGTGTTTGGGTTCCCCTATGATGCCGCCAATGATCATCCCTATCCTGCCGCCGATGGCAGCCAGGCCCCGATCAATTCCTCCAATGGCATGATTAAACTTCCCGAGGATCTCGACACCTTCAAGCGCACCCTGCGGGAAATGCGCCAGGGCAGTCAGGATGCCATGACCGTGTCCTCACAAACGGCTATTCGTGGCCACGCGGTGATGGCTGTGGGCTATGACGATGCTCGGGAAGCGTTTCTGATCCAAAATTCCTGGGGCACTGAATGGGGCAACCAGGGCTATGGCTGGCTGGCCTACGACTATGTGCTGCACGGACTGGCGACAGATTGGTGGTCGTTGCTCAATGCCGAATGGGTGGAGGCGGGGCAGTTTGGCCTCGACGCGAAATTGGGCGGTACCCAGCAAGTTCCCAAAGCTTTTGGGTAA